One segment of Anatilimnocola aggregata DNA contains the following:
- a CDS encoding WD40 repeat domain-containing protein codes for MICVTIRFAIVGCLVLASQRTTNAEERLVASEPLVLRHPAINKSIGNPVHCLSFVNGDALLVTGATSGVHLWDPSSGELKQTLDVDERSVDAIVQDPRGTHLVAGGAQGVIKVWEAHTFKPLATLGPTAGAIRSLSISSDAKLLASVSPNPPSVATNERFGLLLWDLATGRQLRRIDHPPPAFGSTVVAFLPDGKQLISAQDRTFRLIDVQKGAISKTIDMPELPRTIQCLAISREGRLATGVFEAKLRLWNTIDWKQILAWDAHDKPAPPRRGVSTVCFSPDGKYLLSGGLDGHVCVWDASTGRQLLELDGSGEQTSGWITGVAITADNRLLAATHFGGTATLWRLRKAE; via the coding sequence ATGATCTGCGTGACAATTCGGTTCGCGATCGTTGGTTGCCTTGTCCTTGCTTCGCAGAGAACGACAAATGCGGAAGAGCGGCTCGTGGCCAGCGAGCCGCTGGTCCTCAGGCATCCGGCGATTAACAAGAGCATCGGCAACCCGGTGCATTGTCTGTCGTTCGTGAACGGAGACGCATTGCTTGTTACCGGCGCGACGTCTGGCGTTCACCTGTGGGATCCCAGCAGCGGTGAACTTAAGCAAACGCTCGATGTCGACGAACGCTCCGTCGATGCGATTGTGCAAGACCCACGCGGCACACACCTCGTTGCCGGTGGCGCACAGGGCGTGATCAAAGTTTGGGAAGCCCACACGTTCAAGCCGCTCGCCACACTGGGACCGACGGCCGGTGCCATTCGAAGCCTGTCAATCTCCTCCGATGCAAAACTGCTAGCCAGCGTTAGCCCTAATCCGCCTTCCGTGGCGACCAACGAGCGCTTTGGTCTTCTGCTCTGGGACTTGGCCACCGGCCGGCAATTGCGGCGAATCGATCATCCGCCACCGGCGTTCGGTTCAACAGTTGTCGCGTTCCTGCCGGACGGCAAGCAGCTGATCTCCGCGCAGGATCGCACCTTCCGCTTGATTGATGTGCAAAAAGGTGCGATCAGCAAAACCATCGACATGCCCGAACTGCCGCGCACGATCCAATGCCTCGCGATAAGTCGGGAAGGTCGGCTCGCCACGGGTGTATTTGAAGCAAAGCTGCGTCTGTGGAACACTATCGATTGGAAGCAGATTCTTGCCTGGGACGCACACGACAAGCCAGCGCCGCCACGGCGTGGCGTATCAACGGTCTGCTTTTCGCCCGATGGAAAATACTTGCTCAGCGGTGGGCTGGATGGGCACGTTTGTGTTTGGGATGCGTCAACAGGTCGGCAACTGCTGGAACTCGATGGCAGCGGCGAACAAACCAGTGGCTGGATAACTGGCGTCGCTATTACTGCCGACAATCGCCTGCTCGCGGCCACGCACTTTGGCGGTACGGCAACATTGTGGCGGCTGCGGAAGGCGGAATGA
- a CDS encoding DUF1552 domain-containing protein encodes MIDRRKWLAGVAAGGALLSPLARALTAQAASAVEPPAPKRFVFVVFENGLRESEVQPEGVPLATEKTRITSLDALKLPAKVIDPFEPFKDRLTIIQGLRGTHLNPNHGAGYGTLSGLPQAPADKRRVRAESIDAALAIISPGLFPLVVLGINGGYTDTSTAYGLSAWGQGKPIPIQCRPELAYESLFGAAGTDRNDFLARKNLLDFVSGDLKQIKSGLGSAERQQLDYHLDALESLSKRWGKLGTLKEDGRLARHAPRPAVAPPQSMPDVIDAQFDIATAALSAGLTNVITITSGMGSLGPNYKGFSNMGQHSAGHGNPDPELGVRGTEVVRRAHHFMAERTADLMKHLQSIPEGNGTMLDNTLVVFMSDSAERQHSQGTQWPIVLLGNLGGTLKTGHLVSYPMTAKTVENDYGESREAGTGLPTNPTLNRLFCTLLHAAGAPRENFNLLVTGLDQNGPLTELLA; translated from the coding sequence ATGATCGATCGGCGCAAATGGCTTGCCGGAGTTGCGGCTGGAGGCGCGTTATTATCGCCGCTGGCCAGGGCCCTGACCGCGCAGGCCGCGAGCGCGGTGGAGCCGCCCGCTCCCAAGCGGTTTGTCTTTGTCGTGTTCGAAAACGGATTGCGAGAAAGCGAAGTGCAGCCTGAGGGCGTGCCGCTTGCTACTGAAAAGACTCGTATTACTTCCTTGGACGCGCTCAAGTTGCCCGCCAAGGTGATTGATCCCTTTGAGCCCTTCAAAGATCGCTTGACGATCATTCAGGGCTTGCGCGGCACGCATCTCAACCCAAATCACGGCGCCGGCTACGGCACGCTTTCCGGCCTGCCGCAAGCGCCGGCCGACAAACGGCGCGTGCGGGCGGAATCGATCGACGCAGCCTTGGCGATTATCTCTCCGGGCCTCTTCCCTTTGGTCGTACTCGGAATCAATGGCGGCTATACGGATACCTCGACCGCCTACGGCTTGTCCGCCTGGGGCCAGGGCAAGCCGATTCCGATTCAGTGCCGGCCGGAACTGGCGTACGAGTCGTTGTTTGGAGCTGCGGGAACCGACCGCAATGACTTCTTGGCCCGCAAGAATCTGCTCGACTTTGTATCGGGTGATTTGAAGCAAATAAAATCCGGCCTGGGCAGCGCTGAGCGCCAGCAACTTGACTACCATCTCGATGCGCTCGAGTCGCTCAGCAAACGCTGGGGGAAGCTCGGCACACTAAAGGAAGACGGCCGACTCGCCAGGCACGCTCCGCGGCCAGCGGTTGCTCCGCCACAATCGATGCCCGACGTAATCGATGCTCAGTTTGATATTGCCACTGCAGCCCTCTCGGCCGGCCTGACCAACGTGATCACCATCACCTCGGGCATGGGTAGTCTCGGCCCGAACTACAAGGGCTTTTCGAACATGGGCCAGCATAGCGCGGGACATGGCAATCCTGATCCGGAACTGGGTGTCCGAGGCACCGAGGTTGTCCGCCGGGCACATCACTTCATGGCCGAGCGAACGGCAGACCTGATGAAGCACTTGCAAAGCATTCCCGAAGGTAATGGGACGATGCTCGACAACACGCTCGTCGTCTTCATGAGCGACAGCGCGGAGCGACAACACAGCCAGGGGACGCAGTGGCCAATTGTGTTGCTCGGCAACCTTGGCGGCACGCTCAAGACCGGCCACCTGGTCAGCTACCCGATGACGGCTAAGACCGTCGAGAACGACTACGGCGAATCACGCGAGGCGGGCACCGGCTTGCCAACCAACCCAACGCTCAATCGGCTGTTTTGCACGCTGTTGCATGCAGCCGGAGCGCCACGGGAGAATTTCAACTTGCTCGTAACGGGCCTCGATCAAAACGGCCCACTTACGGAACTGCTTGCATGA
- a CDS encoding DUF1588 domain-containing protein, producing MIPSPLLTRTAILLAYFLCFVAESLAQPGNGARPNPQLAAFFKLHCIECHGVNEQQAKVAVHNLAVKPESPAELALWKRVVEQLESGHMPPDDARQPSAQQRQTAITELHAGLEKAGVIREGNEVDHDALFSGKPLVDTHQAAQRATPGRLWRLSQPAYENLLRESFRGLRSASRVRAPWEMVPDPKTGFSDLASAHRIGEAELEHHLRNALPIVRDTMANKSQPPEFVALTKGGVAANAEQVAAAVGYVFRKVLRRDPTVTERERYAGFVRKNLAATEAKIAIEQLYLAAMLHPESLYRVEMAKEQPEVLTPHHLARAIAYTLTDQAPDATLLAAAAKNELGTPAEVHAQVLRILRDPQTSQLRILRFFQEYFGYTVAPDVFKDAPTLQAAKVVEDAKYTRKETEWAEAAYTFVRDADWLILDVIEQDRDVLRQLLTTRDTFTLTKSERGPRPIVAAELQNAKRKHRENSTTRGFFRGIPVELRIYELDELAIRRDAWAPDRRYAMPAGHRSGILTHPAWLISQSDNFDNSPIHRGKWIREKLLGAKLPEIPITVDAQLPEEPHSTLRERMRVTRETYCWKCHVRMDPLGLPFEMYDHFGRYRETELEKPVEASGELQGTGDAKLDGPVKNAIDMIERLASSERVEQVFVRHVFRYFIGRNETLADGPTLLQAHRAYAENDGSLQALLAALLSSPAFLERTTDGGKIEP from the coding sequence GTGATCCCCTCGCCGCTGCTAACGCGAACTGCCATCTTGCTCGCTTATTTTTTGTGTTTTGTTGCCGAATCGTTAGCTCAGCCTGGGAACGGTGCCAGGCCGAATCCGCAGCTCGCCGCATTCTTCAAGCTGCATTGCATCGAATGCCACGGCGTCAATGAGCAGCAGGCCAAAGTTGCCGTTCATAATTTGGCTGTCAAGCCAGAGTCCCCCGCGGAACTCGCACTCTGGAAGCGGGTCGTGGAGCAACTGGAGAGCGGTCACATGCCGCCCGATGACGCCCGGCAACCCTCTGCGCAGCAGCGTCAAACCGCGATCACGGAGCTCCATGCAGGACTGGAAAAGGCTGGCGTCATCCGCGAAGGGAACGAAGTCGATCATGACGCGTTGTTCTCGGGCAAACCATTGGTCGACACGCATCAAGCGGCACAACGCGCAACTCCTGGTAGGCTTTGGCGGTTGTCACAGCCCGCATATGAAAACCTGCTGCGTGAGAGTTTCCGCGGCCTGCGCTCCGCTTCCCGCGTTCGCGCGCCGTGGGAAATGGTGCCCGATCCCAAGACCGGCTTTAGCGACCTCGCCTCCGCGCATCGCATTGGCGAAGCGGAATTGGAACATCACCTGCGAAATGCCTTGCCCATCGTGCGCGACACCATGGCGAACAAGTCACAACCGCCGGAGTTCGTCGCGCTGACGAAGGGAGGCGTGGCGGCTAACGCTGAGCAAGTGGCGGCTGCGGTGGGTTACGTTTTTCGCAAAGTGCTGCGCCGCGATCCCACGGTGACCGAACGAGAGCGGTATGCCGGTTTCGTTCGCAAGAATCTGGCAGCTACTGAGGCCAAGATCGCGATCGAGCAGCTATACCTGGCTGCCATGCTGCACCCGGAGTCGCTCTACCGCGTGGAGATGGCGAAGGAGCAGCCTGAGGTGCTTACGCCGCATCATTTGGCGAGGGCCATCGCCTACACGCTGACGGATCAGGCTCCCGATGCCACCTTGCTTGCGGCCGCTGCCAAGAATGAACTGGGGACGCCCGCAGAAGTACATGCCCAGGTGCTCCGCATCCTGCGCGATCCGCAAACTTCCCAACTGCGCATCCTGCGATTCTTTCAGGAGTACTTCGGCTATACGGTAGCTCCGGACGTCTTTAAAGACGCTCCCACGCTACAAGCTGCCAAGGTAGTCGAAGATGCGAAGTACACCCGCAAAGAAACTGAGTGGGCCGAGGCCGCTTATACATTTGTGCGCGATGCCGACTGGTTGATCCTTGACGTTATCGAGCAAGATCGCGACGTGCTGCGTCAGCTGCTCACCACCCGTGACACGTTCACGCTCACCAAGAGCGAACGTGGGCCGCGGCCGATCGTCGCTGCCGAGTTGCAAAACGCCAAACGCAAGCATCGCGAGAACAGCACGACCCGCGGATTCTTCCGCGGCATTCCGGTGGAGCTACGGATTTATGAGCTGGACGAGCTCGCCATCCGCCGCGATGCTTGGGCACCCGATCGACGCTATGCAATGCCAGCCGGTCATCGTTCGGGCATCCTGACGCACCCGGCCTGGCTCATCTCGCAGTCGGACAATTTTGACAACAGCCCGATCCATCGCGGCAAGTGGATTCGCGAAAAGCTGCTCGGTGCCAAACTACCTGAGATTCCGATCACGGTCGACGCTCAGTTGCCCGAAGAGCCACACAGCACGCTGCGCGAGCGGATGCGGGTCACACGCGAGACCTACTGTTGGAAGTGCCACGTGAGAATGGATCCGCTCGGCCTGCCGTTTGAAATGTACGATCACTTCGGCCGCTATCGAGAGACAGAGCTTGAGAAGCCGGTCGAGGCGAGCGGGGAGTTGCAAGGGACGGGCGATGCGAAGCTCGATGGCCCGGTGAAGAATGCGATCGACATGATTGAGCGACTTGCCAGTTCGGAGAGAGTCGAGCAGGTGTTCGTCCGCCACGTGTTCCGCTACTTCATCGGCCGCAACGAAACGCTGGCGGATGGCCCTACCCTCCTGCAGGCACACCGTGCGTATGCAGAGAACGACGGCAGCCTGCAGGCGCTGCTCGCCGCGCTGCTCAGCTCACCAGCTTTTTTGGAACGCACGACGGATGGCGGTAAGATTGAACCGTAA
- a CDS encoding HzsA-related protein — protein sequence MQLCLTRVWLATVIACCLAGTSRGQESKRYAGVLSLDVPAIGTDSSVVYDYPIVYVRAPRTKADGRAKWAEVGDPRSMEPGAPLVLLQPNGTEEVLVPVTEKESIADPAVSFDGQWVYYAKMHDALGHHGADIYKVHVPTRTTVQLTGQQFTPNTGVAEWSKSQLPPWGVYNLGPCPLPGGKLAFVSDRHAYKAANPGYAPNALALQLFVMNDDGSNVECIGHLNLGMALHPVVLKDGRIMFSSLESQGLRSHHLWGVWSIHPDGTRWGPLLSAFEIGNGTADSTHFQTQLSDGSIVAESYYNLNNFGFGTYLKFPLSVPDGYASFGPGYKPHERNAKVRHGRHSDGRPIHIQFPFSPHGMESLTPFVLKGDWPSQPSDPKDNNSPRLGKFTHPAAAPDNHLLTAYSAGSLNSFTRYKPGFDSGIYLIKSGVPIDEPAQMRLIKNDPNFHEQWPRALAPYKRIYGIDEPARLEPLANDGKQSPHLPAGSPFGLVGTSSLYKRESYPYGAVPPGKVTAEYAGEKDRTGYKGFDSSHNWTVQGSDAGLYSNDEIHAIRIVALEPTSDVKGRGRTYYNHAKERMRILGEVPVRKFAGGKQPLDPDGNPDTSFLLKLPADIAWTFQTLNRDGMVLNSAQTWHQVRAGEIRTDCGGCHAHSQQPTRFEDTAAARKDYSLFDLTQRSPLLTSKQFDETKKKWDTADESGLRHEAGVKNVEYHRDIKPIFARSCVACHTKESNEPAGNLVLDEDEIVKAKNPSGLGFDINLPASYARLAADAKGQWGHKPWHRHGWRGESASRYVTMMQSRRSLLIWKVYGKRLDGWQNEDMPYETTPGDVKSMTLRGELVDPTSQVLEIAHLAFLGSSMPPPEAVKAGKVQPLSDEDRRTLVRWIDLGCPIDLQFEGDPKKRTGWLVDDQRPTLTLTLDDSGKDKSPSRILIGMHDYGSGLDQASLQVKADFEIAGIAANENLAASFKLAGDGVWELPLGSSLANLKTARISIEIKDKQGNTSRLERTMALGS from the coding sequence ATGCAGTTGTGTTTAACAAGAGTTTGGTTAGCAACTGTCATCGCCTGTTGCTTGGCGGGTACGTCGCGCGGACAAGAATCGAAGCGCTATGCCGGTGTCCTTAGCCTGGATGTGCCCGCCATTGGCACCGATAGTTCTGTCGTCTACGACTACCCCATCGTCTATGTGCGCGCCCCGCGTACGAAGGCCGACGGTCGCGCGAAGTGGGCTGAGGTGGGTGATCCACGGAGCATGGAGCCCGGTGCACCTCTCGTTCTGCTGCAGCCCAATGGCACAGAAGAAGTGCTGGTGCCGGTGACAGAAAAAGAGTCGATCGCTGACCCCGCCGTGTCGTTTGATGGACAGTGGGTCTATTACGCCAAAATGCACGACGCCCTCGGCCACCACGGGGCCGACATCTACAAGGTTCATGTGCCTACTCGCACTACCGTGCAGCTCACCGGGCAGCAGTTCACTCCCAACACCGGCGTCGCCGAGTGGTCGAAGTCGCAACTGCCGCCATGGGGCGTTTACAACCTTGGTCCCTGTCCGCTGCCGGGCGGCAAGCTGGCGTTTGTGAGCGATCGCCACGCATACAAGGCAGCAAATCCCGGGTATGCCCCGAACGCCCTTGCCCTACAGTTGTTTGTCATGAACGACGACGGTAGCAACGTGGAATGCATTGGTCACTTGAACCTGGGCATGGCGCTGCATCCGGTGGTGCTCAAGGATGGGCGGATCATGTTCAGCTCGCTGGAATCGCAAGGCTTACGAAGCCATCACTTGTGGGGAGTGTGGTCGATTCATCCCGACGGCACGCGCTGGGGGCCGCTGCTGAGTGCTTTTGAGATCGGCAACGGCACGGCTGACTCGACGCACTTTCAAACGCAGCTGAGCGACGGCAGCATCGTCGCCGAGAGCTACTACAACCTCAACAATTTCGGCTTTGGCACCTACCTGAAGTTTCCCCTTAGCGTGCCCGATGGCTATGCCAGCTTTGGCCCCGGCTACAAGCCGCACGAGCGAAACGCCAAGGTGCGGCACGGTCGGCATTCGGACGGGAGGCCAATCCACATTCAATTTCCCTTCAGTCCACATGGCATGGAATCGCTCACGCCGTTCGTGCTAAAAGGGGATTGGCCCTCGCAGCCCAGCGACCCCAAGGACAACAACTCGCCGCGGCTTGGAAAGTTCACGCATCCTGCGGCGGCCCCCGACAATCACTTGCTAACTGCTTATTCCGCGGGTTCTCTCAACAGCTTCACGCGTTATAAACCGGGATTCGATAGCGGTATTTATCTGATCAAGTCGGGTGTGCCCATCGATGAGCCGGCGCAAATGCGGCTGATCAAGAATGATCCGAATTTTCACGAGCAATGGCCCCGCGCGCTGGCACCTTACAAACGGATTTACGGCATCGACGAACCCGCGAGGCTGGAACCACTTGCTAACGACGGCAAGCAATCGCCACATTTGCCCGCCGGTTCGCCGTTTGGGCTCGTCGGCACATCGAGCCTCTATAAGCGGGAGAGCTATCCGTACGGCGCGGTGCCACCTGGCAAGGTGACCGCCGAATACGCTGGGGAGAAAGATCGCACGGGATACAAGGGCTTCGATTCATCGCACAACTGGACCGTGCAGGGTAGCGACGCAGGACTTTATTCAAACGACGAAATTCATGCGATCCGCATTGTCGCGCTTGAGCCGACTTCGGACGTGAAGGGGCGCGGCCGGACGTATTACAATCACGCCAAGGAACGGATGCGTATCTTGGGCGAAGTGCCGGTCCGCAAGTTCGCAGGAGGCAAACAGCCGCTCGATCCCGATGGCAATCCCGACACTAGCTTTCTTCTGAAATTGCCTGCCGACATTGCTTGGACGTTTCAAACGCTCAACAGGGACGGCATGGTTTTGAACAGCGCGCAGACCTGGCATCAGGTGCGCGCCGGTGAGATTCGCACCGACTGCGGTGGCTGCCACGCCCACAGCCAACAGCCGACTCGGTTCGAAGACACGGCCGCGGCGCGAAAGGACTATAGCCTGTTTGACCTGACCCAGCGCTCTCCGCTGCTGACCAGCAAGCAATTCGACGAGACAAAGAAAAAATGGGATACCGCCGATGAGAGCGGCTTGCGCCACGAGGCAGGGGTGAAAAATGTGGAATACCACCGCGACATCAAGCCGATCTTTGCCCGCAGTTGCGTGGCTTGTCATACCAAGGAGAGCAACGAGCCAGCAGGCAATCTGGTGCTCGATGAAGATGAAATTGTGAAGGCAAAGAATCCGTCCGGCCTCGGCTTCGACATCAATCTTCCCGCCAGTTATGCGCGGCTCGCGGCAGATGCTAAAGGGCAATGGGGACACAAGCCGTGGCATCGCCACGGTTGGCGAGGGGAGAGCGCCTCGCGTTATGTCACCATGATGCAATCCCGGCGCAGTCTGCTGATTTGGAAGGTCTATGGCAAGCGGCTCGATGGCTGGCAGAACGAAGACATGCCCTATGAAACGACGCCTGGTGACGTGAAGTCGATGACGCTTCGCGGCGAGTTGGTTGATCCCACTTCCCAGGTGCTCGAGATCGCGCACTTGGCCTTTCTTGGCAGCAGCATGCCTCCACCTGAGGCGGTGAAGGCCGGCAAGGTGCAACCCCTCAGCGACGAAGACCGCCGAACGCTCGTTCGTTGGATCGACCTCGGCTGCCCGATCGATTTGCAATTCGAGGGCGATCCCAAAAAACGCACGGGCTGGTTAGTCGATGATCAGCGGCCCACGTTGACGCTCACGCTGGATGATTCAGGCAAAGACAAATCCCCCTCGCGCATCCTGATTGGCATGCACGATTACGGCTCGGGTCTCGATCAAGCTTCGTTGCAAGTCAAAGCAGACTTCGAGATTGCCGGAATCGCTGCGAACGAGAACCTGGCAGCCAGTTTCAAATTGGCAGGCGATGGCGTTTGGGAATTGCCGCTTGGGTCGTCGTTGGCCAATTTAAAGACCGCTCGCATTTCAATTGAAATCAAAGACAAGCAAGGGAATACCAGTCGCCTTGAGCGAACGATGGCGCTGGGCAGCTAA
- a CDS encoding sulfatase: protein MPSRVLILRILVVATLIALAHCGVTYAAPPNVVLIMVDDLGWMDLHCQGNERLNTPRIDALAKQGIRFTNAYAASPVCSPTRGAMITGLAPARLRITQHGQDGPAFWPKDRPLQPPVAEHRLPLATITLAERLKLAGYATGFFGKWHLSGEQDAKEGQAGGPAFWPEHQGFDINIGGCGFGGPPTYFDPYRIPAIKSRKKGEYLTDRLADETVTFMRAGHHKPMFICLWTYNVHYPFEAPQELVAKYQGNEGAGLKNAVYGAQVEATDRAVGKVLDEIDRLGIADKTLVILTSDNGGWEGATDNRPLRSGKGDLYEGGLRVPLVVRWPKLPDKGSVAGTSNDTPVISMDLPATILDVAQVTLERETKLDGTSLRPLLQGKKLERDDLYFHYPHYAWHRSNRPGGAIRSGQYKLIRRYDDNSVELFDLQSDIGETQNLAQQLPEVAAKLRERLDRWLQDTAAQMPTRIKKTE, encoded by the coding sequence ATGCCTTCACGAGTACTCATTTTGCGAATATTGGTCGTCGCTACTTTGATTGCACTTGCGCATTGCGGAGTGACTTACGCTGCACCGCCGAATGTCGTGCTTATCATGGTTGACGACCTGGGTTGGATGGACCTGCATTGTCAAGGCAACGAGCGCCTCAACACGCCGCGGATCGATGCGTTGGCCAAGCAAGGAATACGATTCACCAATGCTTACGCGGCTTCACCTGTTTGTTCGCCGACTCGCGGCGCGATGATCACCGGCTTGGCACCCGCGCGGCTCCGCATCACCCAGCATGGCCAGGATGGTCCCGCGTTTTGGCCTAAGGACCGACCGTTACAACCACCGGTTGCCGAACACAGACTGCCCCTCGCGACCATCACGCTGGCCGAACGTCTTAAACTGGCTGGCTATGCGACAGGCTTCTTTGGCAAGTGGCATCTTTCTGGGGAACAGGACGCCAAAGAGGGGCAGGCGGGTGGTCCAGCCTTTTGGCCGGAGCATCAGGGGTTTGATATCAACATCGGCGGCTGTGGCTTTGGCGGGCCACCGACATACTTTGACCCCTATCGAATCCCCGCCATTAAGTCGCGAAAGAAGGGTGAGTACCTGACTGATCGGTTAGCTGACGAGACGGTTACTTTCATGCGAGCCGGTCACCACAAGCCGATGTTCATTTGCTTGTGGACCTATAACGTGCACTATCCCTTTGAAGCTCCGCAGGAGCTGGTCGCGAAGTACCAAGGCAACGAGGGAGCGGGGCTCAAGAACGCAGTCTATGGCGCTCAGGTGGAAGCCACAGACCGCGCAGTTGGCAAGGTGCTCGACGAAATTGACCGACTGGGCATCGCCGATAAAACCCTCGTCATCTTAACCAGCGACAATGGCGGTTGGGAGGGTGCCACGGATAATCGGCCACTCCGATCAGGCAAGGGAGACCTATACGAAGGTGGGTTGCGGGTACCTCTCGTCGTCCGTTGGCCGAAGTTGCCGGACAAGGGCTCTGTTGCCGGGACCAGCAACGACACACCTGTAATCAGCATGGATTTGCCTGCCACGATCCTGGATGTGGCCCAAGTGACGTTGGAACGGGAGACCAAGCTCGACGGCACATCTTTGCGCCCTCTGCTCCAAGGCAAGAAGCTGGAGCGCGATGATCTGTATTTTCATTACCCGCATTATGCTTGGCATCGCTCGAACCGTCCGGGCGGTGCGATTCGCTCCGGGCAGTACAAGTTGATCCGTCGGTACGACGACAATTCGGTAGAACTCTTCGATCTGCAAAGCGACATTGGCGAAACTCAGAATCTTGCACAGCAGTTGCCGGAGGTCGCCGCAAAACTCAGAGAACGCCTCGATCGTTGGCTGCAGGACACAGCAGCACAGATGCCCACCCGGATCAAAAAAACCGAATAG
- a CDS encoding esterase/lipase family protein — MPLVVERARRNCDALEARFYPERSFFSATVVLKFDSLPVDSSTLNAASCAQLTFYDPLQTARVSTPASERPLANDLTAPLAQMLDSVPRTYFAGFIEPSGAITRARLDFVEPYQPGKIPVVLIHGLYSDPQSWADMINDLRAAPGFLEHYQLWAYRYPTGQGFLQSAKVLRNELRAAVAALDPHQRDPALRRMVLVGHSMGGLIAKLQITHSEDLIWNNLANRPLETIETTEQTRGFLAETCYFDPSPNIERVIFIAAPHSGALTSSEMIGRGAALLVEPSPLQVEMHDQLIRDNPQTFNPLIERRMPTSIDMLSSRSPLLEVMRRMRLKEGVKLHNIIGCSHPLSLDGPSDGVVSVRSATHPCCQSVLAVNAQHAHVHRSQKASYEVLRILRW; from the coding sequence TTGCCCTTAGTAGTTGAACGCGCTCGCAGGAACTGCGATGCGCTGGAAGCAAGATTCTATCCTGAGCGGTCGTTCTTTTCTGCAACCGTCGTACTGAAGTTCGACTCGTTGCCTGTTGACTCAAGCACGCTGAATGCCGCCAGTTGCGCACAGCTCACGTTCTATGATCCGCTTCAAACGGCTCGCGTCAGCACACCTGCAAGCGAACGACCGCTCGCGAATGATCTGACGGCACCGTTGGCCCAGATGTTAGACAGCGTCCCGCGCACCTACTTTGCAGGGTTCATCGAACCGAGCGGCGCAATCACGCGAGCGCGGTTGGATTTTGTGGAACCCTACCAGCCAGGAAAGATTCCCGTCGTATTGATTCATGGCCTCTATTCCGACCCACAAAGTTGGGCGGACATGATCAACGACCTGCGGGCAGCTCCGGGATTCTTAGAGCATTACCAGTTGTGGGCTTATCGCTATCCCACAGGCCAGGGATTTCTGCAGTCGGCAAAAGTCTTGCGGAACGAGTTGCGCGCCGCTGTTGCTGCGCTCGACCCGCATCAGCGAGATCCAGCCTTGCGCCGGATGGTGTTGGTGGGGCACAGTATGGGCGGACTCATCGCGAAGCTTCAGATCACTCATTCTGAAGACCTGATCTGGAACAATCTTGCCAACCGGCCATTGGAAACCATCGAGACGACCGAGCAAACTCGCGGATTTTTAGCCGAGACTTGCTATTTCGATCCGTCACCAAATATTGAGCGAGTTATCTTCATCGCAGCACCGCATAGCGGAGCATTGACCTCCAGCGAGATGATAGGCCGCGGGGCGGCATTGCTCGTTGAACCGTCACCGCTGCAGGTGGAGATGCACGACCAACTCATCCGCGACAATCCACAGACCTTCAACCCTTTGATCGAAAGGAGGATGCCCACGAGCATCGACATGCTTTCTTCGCGATCGCCACTGCTCGAAGTCATGCGAAGAATGAGGCTAAAAGAGGGGGTCAAGCTGCATAACATCATCGGTTGCTCTCATCCATTGTCACTCGACGGACCATCGGATGGAGTTGTTTCTGTACGCAGTGCGACGCATCCCTGCTGTCAAAGCGTACTAGCCGTCAATGCACAGCATGCGCATGTGCATCGTTCACAAAAGGCAAGCTACGAAGTCCTGCGCATTTTGCGCTGGTAA